The proteins below are encoded in one region of Methanobacteriaceae archaeon:
- a CDS encoding glycosyltransferase family 4 protein gives MRILIVQESDWIERNPHQQHHLMDRLSVKGHSIRVIDHGIDWRRKDEKRYDFLVDRKVYHHVHKVNPKARIQVVRPSLIQIPVLDYVSIPYFHGKEIERQIKEFKPDVIIAFGLLNANLAARSANKHGIPFVYYLIDVLYALIPEKIFQGLGKNINKRTLARSDLVLTINQRLAELAIELGSNPEKTQIIDAGIDLKQFDPNLDGSRIRDEHGIKEDDTVLFFMGWIYQFAGMKELATELGQNKEKYPEIKIVVVGDGDAYDDMVHIRDKYGLQDQLILTGKQPYNRIPEFTAAADICLLPAHQDEEIMQDIVPIKIYEYMAMEKPVIVTRLPGISMEFGEGHGLQYVNGSEEVLPLAQKMRNENIIKDEGKKARQFVKHNDWELITKRFEQTLDKLIKDFSA, from the coding sequence ATGCGTATACTCATTGTTCAGGAATCAGACTGGATTGAAAGAAATCCACACCAACAACACCATCTAATGGATCGCCTATCAGTCAAAGGTCATTCCATTCGAGTAATAGATCATGGGATTGATTGGAGAAGAAAGGATGAAAAAAGATATGATTTCCTGGTTGATAGAAAAGTTTACCACCATGTTCATAAGGTAAATCCTAAAGCCAGAATACAAGTTGTTAGGCCTTCTCTAATCCAGATACCAGTTTTAGATTATGTTTCTATTCCTTATTTCCATGGGAAGGAAATTGAAAGGCAAATAAAAGAATTTAAACCGGATGTAATTATTGCCTTTGGTTTGTTAAATGCTAATTTGGCGGCCAGATCGGCCAATAAACATGGTATTCCTTTTGTTTATTATTTAATAGATGTATTATATGCTTTAATTCCTGAGAAAATATTCCAAGGTTTGGGAAAAAATATTAATAAACGTACCCTCGCACGATCTGATTTAGTACTAACTATTAACCAACGATTAGCTGAATTAGCAATAGAACTCGGCTCAAATCCGGAAAAAACTCAAATAATTGATGCAGGAATTGATTTAAAACAGTTCGATCCGAATCTTGATGGTTCACGTATCCGGGATGAACATGGTATAAAAGAAGATGACACCGTACTTTTCTTCATGGGTTGGATTTATCAATTTGCTGGAATGAAGGAACTAGCAACGGAACTGGGTCAAAATAAGGAAAAATATCCTGAAATTAAAATAGTTGTGGTTGGGGATGGGGATGCCTATGATGATATGGTTCACATTAGAGATAAGTATGGCCTGCAGGACCAGTTAATTCTCACTGGAAAGCAGCCATATAATCGAATACCAGAATTCACGGCCGCCGCAGATATATGCTTACTCCCCGCTCACCAGGATGAAGAGATTATGCAGGATATTGTACCTATTAAGATTTACGAATACATGGCCATGGAAAAACCAGTTATTGTTACCAGGTTGCCTGGAATTAGCATGGAATTTGGTGAAGGCCATGGATTACAGTATGTTAATGGATCAGAGGAAGTTTTACCACTGGCTCAGAAAATGAGAAATGAGAATATCATTAAAGATGAAGGTAAAAAGGCTCGCCAATTTGTAAAGCATAATGACTGGGAATTAATCACTAAGAGATTTGAACAAACACTGGATAAACTTATAAAAGATTTTTCTGCTTGA
- a CDS encoding glycosyltransferase: protein MKILHVTPFFKPSWEAGGPPRSVYEITRRQVKNGHEVTVFTTDGFKKRLNVEKNVPVDVEGIETYYFRNLSMFLAGGLNFPVPYYMPLVVRKKLKEFDIIHIHEHRTFLAAIIHRYAKKYDIPYIIQPRGSAPTMIKSRQKEIFDKIVGKSIIYDSCKIIASSHSEASQYKDVFIDLDLDSVVQIPNGIDLKTYQKLPTKGLFREKMGIKEDEKIILYLSRLHERKGIDLLLKSFKSLIDKIGPSKLVIAGPDDHFLDKINNLVHDLGIENSVIIPGPLYENDKLEAYVDADVFVLPSKDRYESFGNVVVEAMACKTPVVVTKYCGVSEWVSNNEGHVIDYQEDQLKKALMDILQNDSKRDSMAKNAREVALNTFNWENVVKETQEVYEKCLK from the coding sequence ATGAAAATTCTCCATGTAACTCCATTTTTCAAACCATCCTGGGAAGCAGGTGGTCCGCCTCGTTCAGTTTATGAGATTACACGGCGACAAGTTAAAAATGGCCATGAAGTTACTGTTTTCACTACAGATGGGTTTAAAAAAAGACTAAACGTAGAAAAAAATGTTCCAGTTGATGTGGAAGGAATAGAAACTTACTATTTCCGTAATTTATCCATGTTTTTAGCTGGAGGATTAAATTTTCCAGTTCCTTATTATATGCCTCTGGTTGTTCGAAAAAAACTTAAAGAATTTGATATTATTCATATACACGAGCACCGAACGTTTTTAGCAGCAATTATCCATAGATATGCTAAAAAATATGATATTCCTTACATCATCCAACCTCGAGGATCGGCCCCCACCATGATAAAAAGCCGTCAAAAAGAGATTTTTGACAAAATAGTTGGTAAATCTATAATATATGATTCCTGTAAAATAATTGCGTCTTCCCATTCAGAAGCAAGCCAATATAAAGATGTTTTCATTGATTTGGATCTTGATTCGGTAGTGCAAATTCCTAATGGAATTGATTTGAAAACTTATCAAAAACTACCTACAAAAGGTCTTTTCAGAGAAAAAATGGGAATTAAAGAAGATGAAAAAATAATATTATATTTAAGCCGTCTTCATGAGAGAAAAGGTATTGATTTACTTTTAAAATCATTTAAATCTTTGATAGATAAAATAGGGCCTTCAAAACTGGTTATTGCCGGGCCTGATGATCATTTTTTGGATAAAATTAATAATCTGGTTCATGATTTAGGAATCGAAAATTCAGTTATTATTCCTGGGCCTTTATATGAAAATGATAAGTTGGAAGCATATGTAGATGCGGATGTTTTTGTTTTGCCTTCTAAAGATCGCTATGAATCTTTTGGTAATGTGGTGGTAGAAGCCATGGCCTGTAAAACTCCAGTGGTGGTAACTAAATATTGTGGGGTTTCAGAATGGGTTTCAAATAATGAGGGTCATGTAATAGACTACCAAGAAGATCAGCTGAAAAAGGCATTAATGGATATACTTCAAAATGATTCAAAAAGAGATTCTATGGCTAAAAATGCCCGTGAAGTCGCTTTAAATACATTTAATTGGGAAAATGTTGTTAAGGAGACCCAGGAAGTGTATGAAAAATGTTTAAAATAA